The following are from one region of the Salvia splendens isolate huo1 chromosome 2, SspV2, whole genome shotgun sequence genome:
- the LOC121759317 gene encoding lipoamide acyltransferase component of branched-chain alpha-keto acid dehydrogenase complex, mitochondrial-like — MICRQFHQKNPRSLSQWWRFVSSATAPPSRASSAAADSELVSAIRAQDDIFKKPKMLFSSKNRCPESSWSIPIGISRCRFTTQTMADVPFNGVVDVPLAQTGEGIAECELLKWFVQEGEQVEEFQPLCEVQSDKATIEITSRYKGRVSKVVHVPGDIVKVGETLLKMVVDEDALFSQPSEILEVIKAQVPDVSKPEDAGSGLSKPKVGGVMSTPAVRNLAKQYGVNIEDVRGTGKEGRVLKEDILAYAARGGVLNETSASANQNLEGDQIIPSISSTYGWEYEDQTIPLRGFQRAMVKAMTLAVKIPHFHYVDEINCNSLVELKASFQRANSDAGVKHTFLPVLIKSLSLALSKYPMLNSCFSDESQEVTLKGSHNIGIAMATPHGLVVPNIKKVQSLSIFEITKELARLQELALANKLSSDDISRGTITLSNIGAIGGKFGSPLINAPEVSIIAIGRIQKVPQYGEDGNVYPASIMTVNIGSDHRVLDGATVAKFCNEWKQFIEKPELLMLHTK, encoded by the exons ATGATTTGTCGACAATTTCATCAAAAAAATCCGCGGAGTTTGAGCCAGTGGTGGCGATTTGTTTCCTCCGCCACCGCTCCGCCGTCGAGGGCCTCCAGCGCCGCCGCTGATTCGGAGCTGGTTTCTGCGATTCGAGCTCAAGATGACATTTTTAAGAAGCCCAAAATGTTGTTTTCATCGAAGAATCGTTGCCCAGAAAGCTCT TGGAGCATACCAATTGGGATTAGTAGGTGTAGATTTACAACTCAAACTATGGCCGATGTCCCTTTCAATGGTGTGGTAGATGTGCCTTTGGCGCAGACTGGTGAAGGAATTGCGGAATGCGAACTTCTTAAATGGTTCGTTCAGGAG GGTGAGCAAGTCGAAGAATTCCAACCACTTTGTGAAGTTCAGAGTGACAAAGCAACGATAGAGATCACCAGTCGTTACAAAGGAAGAGTTTCAAAGGTTGTTCATGTCCCCGGCGATATTGTAAAG GTTGGAGAAACTCTTTTGAAGATGGTTGTTGACGAAGATGCCCTGTTTAGTCAGCCTTCTGAAATATTGGAAGTTATCAAGGCACAAGTTCCCGATGTAAGTAAACCAGAAGATGCTGGTTCGGGCCTCAGTAAACCAAAGGTTGGCGGTGTGATGTCCACGCCTGCTGTTCGTAATCTTGCAAAGCAATATGGTGTAAATATTGAAGATGTTCGTGGAACCGGGAAAGAGGGAAGAGTGTTGAAAGAGGATATCCTTGCTTATGCTGCGCGTGGAGGTGTTCTGAACGAAACCTCAGCTTCTGCCAACCAAAATCTTGAAGGAGATCAGATCATCCCGAGTATTTCTTCGACATATGGCTGGGAGTATGAAGACCAGACTATCCCTCTGAG GGGATTTCAGCGTGCTATGGTCAAAGCAATGACGTTAGCTGTGAAAATTCCACATTTCcattatgtggatgagataaaCTGCAATTCCCTCGTCGAGCTCAAAGCATCCTTCCAAAGAGCGAATTCTGATGCAGGCGTTAAGCACACTTTCCTCCCCGTTTTGATAAAGTCTCTTTCGCTGGCATTGAGCAAATATCCCATGCTTAATAGTTGCTTTAGTGACGAATCGCAAGAGGTGACTCTCAAAG GATCCCACAACATCGGAATTGCGATGGCTACTCCACACGGTCTAGTAGTACCTAACATTAAGAAAGTTCAGTCTCTCTCCATCTTCGAG ATCACAAAGGAGCTGGCGCGGCTGCAAGAGTTGGCTCTGGCTAACAAGCTCAGTTCTGATGACATATCGCGTGGCACTATCACCTTAAGCAACATCGGTGCAATTGGAGGGAAATTCGGCTCCCCCCTCATCAATGCTCCCGAAGTTTCCATTATCGCCATTGGAAGAATCCAGAAAGTTCCACAGTATGGCGAAGACGGGAACGTGTATCCCGCTTCGATTATGACG GTAAACATAGGCTCTGATCACAGAGTTCTTGATGGTGCAACTGTGGCAAAGTTCTGCAACGAGTGGAAGCAATTCATTGAGAAACCCGAGCTCCTGATGCTTCACACAAAATGA